From Acetonema longum DSM 6540, the proteins below share one genomic window:
- the rpe gene encoding ribulose-phosphate 3-epimerase: protein MIKIAPSILSADFSKLGDEIKKVEQAGADLIHIDVMDGHFVPNLTIGPNVVAAVRNVTKLPFDVHLMVSNPQDLVLPFIEAGADILTVHAEAASHLHRIIETIKKGNKGSCQAGVSLNPATSIVWIEDILREVDLILLMSVNPGFGGQSFIPLVLEKIRRLKAQLKACNSNAVIEVDGGINANTAASVIEAGADILVAGSAIYGAKNCAAAIRQLKNAAAL, encoded by the coding sequence ATGATTAAAATTGCTCCATCCATACTGTCAGCTGATTTCTCCAAACTGGGGGACGAAATCAAAAAGGTGGAACAAGCCGGTGCCGATCTCATTCATATTGATGTTATGGACGGACATTTTGTTCCTAATCTGACGATCGGTCCCAATGTGGTAGCGGCAGTGCGCAACGTGACCAAGCTGCCTTTTGACGTGCATCTGATGGTGAGTAACCCTCAGGATTTGGTCTTGCCGTTTATTGAGGCGGGAGCGGATATTCTCACTGTCCATGCGGAGGCTGCCTCCCATTTGCACCGCATCATTGAAACAATTAAAAAAGGCAATAAAGGTTCCTGTCAGGCCGGTGTATCCCTAAATCCGGCCACATCCATCGTTTGGATTGAGGATATTCTCCGGGAAGTAGATTTGATCTTATTAATGAGCGTAAATCCGGGATTTGGCGGGCAATCCTTTATTCCGCTGGTATTGGAGAAAATACGTCGCCTAAAGGCCCAGTTAAAGGCCTGCAACAGCAACGCCGTCATTGAAGTGGATGGCGGTATCAATGCAAATACCGCCGCATCAGTCATAGAGGCGGGAGCGGATATACTGGTGGCCGGTTCGGCAATTTACGGTGCTAAAAACTGCGCCGCCGCGATTCGTCAATTAAAAAATGCCGCTGCGTTGTAA
- the rsgA gene encoding ribosome small subunit-dependent GTPase A: MLQGVIVKAYNSYYYVQDNHKTIMCTLRGRFKKERFSLLVGDRVGYEITNEDKGVIEEILPRQSMLIRPMVANVDQVVLAFAAANPDINTVLIDRFLVLAELSNLEIVLCINKMDYADNQEVDSIIALYRNIGYTVLPLSAKTGWGLDALRDRLYDKITAFAGPSGVGKSTLLNALQPGLALATGSVSEKIGRGKHTTRYAELLPFANSGFVVDTPGFSLAEFNHLEEKHIMHCFREFHPLIEACKFSSCIHIREPQCAVKQAVADGTVSQQRYDSYQEIVLEIQANKKGLY, from the coding sequence GTGCTGCAAGGAGTGATAGTGAAAGCTTATAACAGTTACTACTATGTTCAGGACAATCATAAAACGATCATGTGCACTTTGCGGGGCAGATTCAAAAAAGAACGTTTTTCTTTATTGGTGGGCGACCGGGTTGGTTATGAGATTACCAATGAGGACAAGGGAGTCATTGAAGAAATTCTTCCCCGCCAAAGCATGCTCATCCGTCCTATGGTGGCTAATGTGGATCAGGTTGTTCTGGCATTTGCTGCAGCCAATCCTGATATTAATACCGTGTTAATCGACCGGTTTTTGGTTTTGGCGGAACTGTCCAATTTAGAGATTGTTCTCTGTATCAATAAAATGGATTATGCCGATAACCAGGAAGTGGATTCGATCATTGCTCTATATCGTAACATCGGTTATACGGTTTTGCCGCTGTCAGCCAAAACAGGCTGGGGACTGGACGCCCTGCGCGACCGTTTATATGATAAAATCACCGCTTTTGCCGGTCCCTCCGGTGTGGGGAAATCCACTCTGCTCAATGCATTGCAGCCGGGACTGGCGCTAGCTACCGGCTCTGTCAGTGAGAAAATCGGCCGGGGCAAGCATACGACGCGTTACGCCGAATTGTTGCCGTTTGCCAACAGCGGGTTTGTAGTGGACACTCCCGGCTTCAGCTTGGCCGAGTTTAATCATCTGGAGGAAAAGCATATTATGCATTGTTTTCGGGAGTTTCATCCCTTGATAGAAGCCTGCAAATTTTCCTCATGCATACATATCAGGGAACCGCAATGCGCCGTGAAACAGGCTGTGGCCGATGGGACCGTTTCACAGCAGCGCTATGACTCTTACCAGGAAATTGTTTTAGAAATCCAAGCCAATAAGAAAGGGCTATATTAA